DNA sequence from the Alkalilimnicola ehrlichii MLHE-1 genome:
TGACCCGGGATGAGGCGAAGGCGGCCCTGGAGGCGTTGGGGGCGCGGGTGAGTGGCAGTGTCTCGAAGAAGACGGACTATCTGGTGGCCGGGGAGAAGGCGGGGAGCAAGCTGGCCAAGGCGGAGTCGCTGGGGGTGGAGGTGTTGGACGAGCAGGCCTTGCAGGCGCTGCTGCAGGAGCATGGTCGCTGATTACCAGAGTGACTTGCCTTTCGGCAGCAAAGGGGGCTGGCTATGGCTTCGATCTGGGGGCCCTTGAGCTGGGCGTCGGCCCTGCGATTCAGGGGACGCCGTAAACCCTTGCAAGCTGCGCTTCCTGCTTCGCTTGCAAGTCCAGCCCGACCATCCATGGTCGGTCGTTCGCCGCAGTGCGGCTCACCCCTGAATCGGTGCCCCTGCACCCGGCACGGGCGGCGGTGCCACCTTTTCGGCGAGGTGGCATGGTCCTGCCCCTTTTTCAGAACACCATCTCCGAGAAGTCGTAGCTCATCTCGCGGGTCGGTTCCTGCAGGAAGTCGCCCTGCACGTAGTCGGCGCCGTATTCCCACATCAGCGCCAGTGCGGCCGGGCTGCCCAGGTAGCCGGCCACCACCTGTTGGCCCATCTGGTGGGCGGTTTCGATGATTTGACGGACCAGGCGCTGGTTCTCCTCCGTCTGTTCGATGTCGGCGGTGAGTGAGTCGTCCAGCTTCACCAGGTCGGAGTGCAGGTGCTTGAGCAGTTGGAAGGGGTTCAGGGCGCTGCCGAAGTGGTCCAGGGAGAGCTTGCAGCCCAGGCGGTCGAGCCCCTGCTGTAGGGCCTTGGCCTGATTGAGCTGGGTGACCACCACCGGTTCGTTGAGCTGGAAGACCAGGGTCGCCGGGTCGGCCTGGTGGTGTTCGAGTTCTTCGCTCAGCAGGTCGAGGAAGCCCGGGTCGGTGAGTGTGGCGCCGTCGAGCTTGACGAACAGGCAGACGCGCTTGCCCAGGCGCCGGCGCTCGGCCGCCAGGGCCACGGCCCGCCGGGTGACCCAGCGGTCGATTTCCCCGAGCAGCCCGGCCTGTTCGGCGTGGGGCAGGAACTCCAGCGGCTCGATCTCCCGGCCCTGCTCATCCGGCATGCGGATGCGCAGCTCGTAGAGTTCATCCCATTGGTGGCTCTCGGTCAGGGCGATGACCGGTTGGAAGACCAGGTAGAACTCGTCCTGCTCCAGGCAGTGCCGGACCCGCTCCCGCAGCCGTGCCTCGCGCTGCTGGGTCTCCATCACCTCCTGGCTGGAGGCGTGAAGCTGGACTTGGTTGCCACCGGCGCGCAGGGCGGTCTCGGAGGCGGCATAGGCCATGTCGATGGCGGCCTGGGCATTGTCGGCGTTGGTACCGACCATGGCGACGCCGATGGCACAGGTCACGGCGAGGGTGCTGCCGTCCACCTCGATCACCTGTTCCTCGATGTCCTGGCGCAGGGTCTCGGCCAAGTCCATGGCGTGGTCGATCTTGCTCCGCTCCAGCAGGATGGCGAATTCCTCGTCACTCAGCCGGCAGGGGATGTCCTCTTCGCCGACCTGTGCGCTGATTCGTTGGGCCACGTGCGCC
Encoded proteins:
- a CDS encoding EAL domain-containing protein, with protein sequence MRQNPLVRLLITEESPNDAEIYVSVLRNSGYAVRARRIDGIDNLRETLQEKPADLMLCSLALRQVPVDTARQLIQQFGKDIPVIATCDEPSQEQRRYAMQMGAQDLVSKSDLEHLKLVIERELHHLQERRRLRRLESSVRETERRCRALLDSSRDPIAYVHEGMHIYANPAYLEKFGHDDLADIEGTPILDMVVEADQGKCKEALRRFSRGDLTRHEVTIGLLTADGPEEVTMALTPAMVEDEPCTQVLLQVSELEADLEQLNRQDTTTGLYNRSYFLDHLDSLIARNLDAGGRNSHALLYLQLEKLSHIRERMGLAAVDRVLAHVAQRISAQVGEEDIPCRLSDEEFAILLERSKIDHAMDLAETLRQDIEEQVIEVDGSTLAVTCAIGVAMVGTNADNAQAAIDMAYAASETALRAGGNQVQLHASSQEVMETQQREARLRERVRHCLEQDEFYLVFQPVIALTESHQWDELYELRIRMPDEQGREIEPLEFLPHAEQAGLLGEIDRWVTRRAVALAAERRRLGKRVCLFVKLDGATLTDPGFLDLLSEELEHHQADPATLVFQLNEPVVVTQLNQAKALQQGLDRLGCKLSLDHFGSALNPFQLLKHLHSDLVKLDDSLTADIEQTEENQRLVRQIIETAHQMGQQVVAGYLGSPAALALMWEYGADYVQGDFLQEPTREMSYDFSEMVF